The Cellulophaga lytica DSM 7489 nucleotide sequence CGGTTATACATTGTTGTACCACGTATTTTTTCAATTAGGGTTTTCATTATACACTTGGTCAAAATCCAATTCTGATATATTTAAGCCCTTTGACTTTTTGTCAAATTGTTGTTTGTCCATTGGTCCATAAATTCCATCTTCATTTGTTTTTTCTCTTTTCTTTAAGTCAATTATGAAATATTTAGTGATGGTTAAGTCATTCAAATATGGATGTTGTTTAGCGATTATAAAATCAGAGTTATTTCCAACCGCGAAAACATAATTAGAAATAATTCCACTTGAATATGGCGAATCTTTTTCGGTTTTTTCTACTAATGCTCTATTAGCGACTAAATCGTTCCATTCCACAAAGTAATTTCCGATTATTAATTCAGATTCGCCTGGATTATTCCAACAGGAATTTAAAGTCAAGATTCCGATTAAAGTCAATATGATTTTTGTAATTCGCAATGTTTTGGTCATATGTGGTACAACGGTTTGGCTATGCGCAGTGTCCCGAAGGGCATTGCGTATAGGTGTTGTTGTAGCCAGTTTTTATTTTTTCATTCGTGAAATGTCCGATACCAATTTTCTTCAATTTTCCAATTGTCATCAGGATTTCGTTCAATAAGGTCATTGTAATATTTTATGTCTTCTGGTCGATTTGTGTATACAAAATGAGTTGAAGGTGCACTGAAGAAATTCCTGAAAACCCAAAATGTTACGGTCACTTCATTCGTACTGTCATTCATAGAAATTCCAATGTCATTACCGCCATTAGATATTACAGGAAATTCGTAAGGCAATTCACAAACCCATCCGTTCCAACTCACATTTGGCTTTAATTCTCCGTTCTTTACTTGTTCCACTACTTCTGTCCGTTTGTTGTAGAATATGTACCAATCTGCATTCTCAATAATTTGATTTACAGGTTGTCGAAAGAAAGTTAATAGGAACAAAGTCGAAATGACAAAAACTGACGCAATTCTTTGTCGGGTTAAATTCTTTCTTTCCTTAATTAGTTTGACTATTTGCCCAATTGTCCATATAAAAAGAATCAGAGAAAGAGCCAGCCATTCGAGTGCAACAATGAAGTATGGAACAAAGTAGTAGTTTGCGATTGTCAGAACTACCCATATACTTACAATCAATATTAAAGTTTTTTTATTCACTCGTCTCTTTTTTCTAATTGGCTACAACGTATTTGTGTATGAAACGTAGCGTGCAAAAAGACACTAATTTTTCGGATAGACACAGAGCCGTCCCGAAGCCTCGGGATTATATTTTGTTTTAAATTTTCTCTTTTAAAAGCCAAAATAGACCATTTCGCTATCGCATAATATTCTATTTGGCGGTCTTAGTAAATAATTCCAAACCAATCGAATTAGCACTTACTAGCTATGTTTTATACACAGCGTTGTAAAACGTTATTTTTAATTTCACTTTTTAAACTCGTAGACATCAACTATTGTTTTATTAAGTTGGTCTTTAGATATGTTTTTTATTACTTTTTTAGTAAAGTTAGGAGTTTTAATATAATATGAGAATTCACCTTCGTATGCACTTTTATATTTGATTTCTAACTTGTTATTATCTTCAATTAAATCTAAATCAGTAATTCCACTTGTACCCCCAAAAGACATTAAACTTTCATCATTTAAAAAAGCTTGGAAGTAATTAATTTTTTCAGAAGCAATAAATGAAGCATCTGTATTACCTAGACTGGTATAATTTTCTTTTAGCTTCTTATCCTGTATATAAAACTTTGAAGTTACTTTTCCAGAATCTTTTCGACTTGAAAAATAATAAAGAGGAATGTTTAAACTTGAACGGGTCAATGAAAAAGTAAATTGTCCATTGCTTTCATAGCTACCTCCATTTCTTTTAAATTCTAATTCAATATTGTTTTCACCTTCTTTTAGGATAAAAGCAAGCTCATCTTTCATAAAAGAAGGCATATTGTCTAACCCTTCTTTTAAGGGGTGATTTTCATTCATAATTTTAAGATTACCCACATATCCATTTTTAATACTTACTCCATTTATTTTGAGGTGTACATCAAATAAACTATTATTGCCTCCAACTAAGCACTTCACAGGTTCTAAATTCTTATATGTCATACTTAAAAAAGTAACTGATGTAATCAATATTAGAATAAATTTATTTTTCATTTTTGTTCATTTGTTTTAATGTTTTAGAACGTGATTGTGTATGGTTAGTTGCGTGCTTTGGCAACTAATTTAGTAAACAAAAACGAACGCAAGAAAATTCCGAAAGAATTTTCCAAATAAGCAACGACCAAAGCAATTAATTATACACGGTGTTGGCAATAGTATTTTTATTTATTATGTCTATTAATTTTTCAATGTCAGATTCTATTATGTGACTTAAATCAATCTCAATTTTATTTCCATAAGTTTCTATTATAATCAACTTTTTATCATTCAATTCAGATGATTTTATTTCTTTGAATTTTATGTTTTTCCCAAAGAAGGATTTTATCCTGATTAAGATTCCTCTTTTATTCCATTGAACATAATTTTGATACCAGAACATTTGGCTACTTATACCAAAACGATTAGAAATCCGATTACGTTCAAATATTTATTAGTTTTTGGGTTTTCAAATTCAACAAATTCAAATGCTCCATTTATGATAAATAATAATCCAATAATGCTTATTACTATTATTATCCAACGTCCTTTTCTAAATTCCCAAAATGTATTTTTCATTTTCCGACAATTTTTTATCCGTTTGTAAGCATATAAAATTTTGATTTAGAATAACAACTTATTCCGCAAATAATTCCGAATGCTGTCTATATTAGATGTTTAAGAATTTTAGTTTTATTCATTTTATTCTGTTTTTCGTTGTGTTCAGTTATATTATTGCCAACGATTTAGTATATGGTTTGTTGCGTGATTAAGCAACCAAGTTAAAAAATAAAAACATAATAGAAAATTCGCGAGAATTTTCGTAAGCAAGCTAGAACTAGCAATAAATTATATGCATTGTTATCTCTTGTTTTTATTCCGCTTTTTCTTTTTTCGTTCACGTTTATATTTCCGTAATTCCTTTTTTGTTGGCGGTTTTGTGATAGCATAAGCTGAACCAGAATATTTATAGCTTATAAACGGAATTTTTTCGACAAAATCCTTTCCGTATTTTCGAGTTCTCCAATTTCTCCAATTTTTATTAAACTCAATTATAAATTCCGCTTCTTTAATTTCCTTTTGTGAAGTTGGTGTCCAAAAGTTTTTAAAAGAGTAGTTATTATTCTCTTTCAGTTCGTAAATATGTGTTATTCCGTCAAATCCTTGTTGCCAATCTTTAATATACTTATCACTCGGTATTTTTGAATTCCGCTATTTGATATGTATTCGTACAAATTTTCAGAGATTGATTTTGGCAGTAAATACGTTTTTATAAACGTGTCCGCTTTATAATCGTCTTCCCAAACCTCAAAAACATAATATATTATCTTACCACTTATAGAATCATTGTCTTTGGTGATTTCGAGTAAACTTCCAGGATTCCAACTTCTAAAAACAAATTCCGATTTAGTGTTTAATTCAGGTAATTTGAAGACTTTAATATCATCGTCTTGATACCTTTTCCAAAATAGAGTATCGCTATCTTCTGTTAAATATAATTCCAAATTTTCGGTTTGGCTATTTGCAGAAATCGATAGTAAAATCGTAAGTAAGATTGTAATTATTTTCATTTCTAATGATTTTCTGTCAAATGTATTCTTTGACAATTAATCATAAAAATCAAAATGAGTGAACTGTCTTTTTTAATGAGCGAAAAGTTTTTTCTCAAATAAGAGATAACGTGTTTGTGTATGTTTAGTTGCGTGGTTAAGCAACTAAGTTAGCAAACAAATCACAGATAGAAAATTCCAGCGGAATTTTCGTAAGTCGGCAGTGACCAAGCAATTAATTATACACGGTGTTGGCAACTGGTTTTTATTCTTCCCATAATTCGGCAGATTTTATTTTCCATTTTGAGTCAGTTCGCTCAAACATATAGTTTACGGTAATTCCCTCAATCTGATAATTCAGCTGAAGTCGTAAAAGATTATCAACAAGAGTCCAGTCGGCGATATTTAGATAATCAGGTATTTCTTTTCGACTTATTTCTTCATTTTTTAATATCAGAATTTCAGTTCCGAATTTTTCAATTCCACTTAAATTAGTTGAGTTTATTTCTCCGAATTCTTTAATTTTTATTGGTAACCTTTCTGGATGCGAGTCAATATGGAAATATTGTTGTAATTCAGGAAGATTTAATGCTAATCCAATAATTTCACGCAGTTCATTATTCGGAAGTTTTTGAGTTTTCTGTCCGAATGTCAAATTCGAGATTCCGATTGTCAAAACTAGGATTATTATTTTCAATTGAGTTCTCATTTTTTAACTTGTTGCCAACGTGTTTGTATATGGTTTGTTGCGTGGTTTAGCACGTAATTTAGCAAATAAAAACCGAATAGAAAATCCGCGAGGATTTTCGTAAGTAGGCTAGAACTAGCAATAAATTATATACGGTGTTGGCAATAGTTATTTTACTTCCAGTTTTCCTTTCTTCATATCCTTTATTTGATTGAAAGATGTGATAAACATCCAAATCGCCAATCCAGTAAATAAAATTCCAGCGCATAAAAACACGTTTTGAAGTGTTATCAAAGGTTGTAGAAATTCATTAGAAGGTTTTTCAGGTGTCAAATTCGCAATATTCGATTTGATAGTAATTAAAACTGAAAAATATGCTCCCCAAGAAAGTGATGCTAATAAAATAAAAAGGTCGCTTAATAGACTTTTATGTTTTAAGGAATTCAAATTGTCTTCAGTAACGAGGTAGTATGTTTCTTGTTTTGCTTTTATGGTTGCCTCAATTAGACCATCAGCAGTATTGATGTTCAGGTCAGCCATATTATTGTTTTTTAAATTCTATTCCGCTATTCGGATATTTTTGTTGTAATTTTTCAATTACTTCTTTTCTGTATTGATTCAGTTGATTTTGGTCAGGTTTATTAATATTCGGATTTCTATTAACTATATGTTCTAATAGTTTTTCCAGAACACCTAATCTAAATTCGTTGTCCAACGTTTGTTGAGCAATGTCAATGTCTCCAATTTTTATTCCCATAGTTTTGTTTTTTTAATTATTGCCAACGGTAGGTATAACCGAAGTTACGGGATTAAAGTTAACGTTTTTCGGTTTATCACAGACTTTAGCAATTCCGAGTGGATTCGGACGTAGTCGAATCCGCCGTAATTGCGGTTATACATTGTTGTAAAACGTTTTTTATTTTCCATTTCCTCGATAACTGGGATTCGACATAAATTCTCCAACTATTTCTCCTTTTTCATCCACTTTCCAGGCTCCTTTTATGAATTCGGGTGGAACTTCTTGTTTTCCTTCAAATTCTTTGTCCAAAACATAAACCCAACCATTCGGATTATTTTTTGCCTCTTTAATCAGTTCAGGATTATTCTTATTCATATTGGCTTAATTCAAATAAGAGATGATTTTTCATATCCACAGCAGAAACGTGAATAGTATTAAAATCCGAATTTGGAAATCCTGCTAATTCCACGTTTTCT carries:
- a CDS encoding DUF3997 domain-containing protein; its protein translation is MTKTLRITKIILTLIGILTLNSCWNNPGESELIIGNYFVEWNDLVANRALVEKTEKDSPYSSGIISNYVFAVGNNSDFIIAKQHPYLNDLTITKYFIIDLKKREKTNEDGIYGPMDKQQFDKKSKGLNISELDFDQVYNENPN